From the genome of Loxodonta africana isolate mLoxAfr1 chromosome 4, mLoxAfr1.hap2, whole genome shotgun sequence:
TTTTCAGAAGAGGAACCTGTCAGAAAGGAAGGAATTCCTGTCCTGGAATGCAGGAGGCAAGATGCTGAGAAGTCTCCACCACTAGACTCCACAGTTCCAGAGACCCTTCCTCTGCCACCTTCCTCGCCTATCACCTCAACTCCAGCCCACCCCAGGAAAGAGCTGCTGCCTCCTTCTCCTCCAGCACAGCACCCAAAACTACCCCGCTCAGTTCCTACTCCGCTTATTATCGCTCAGAAAATTTCCGAGAAGTTGGCAGGAAATGAAGCACTTTCCCCCACATCCCCCTCGAAGGAGAGCAGGCCTGGAGAATGGAGGACACCGACTTCTTTAGCCCCTCGAAATGGAGGCCACTTCCTTTGGCAGAGACACGTAACCCAGCCTGCACCCAAGATTCACCGTTTCCCCAGCAATATTAGCGTGACCAACAGTTCAGGGAAGGAATTCAATAAGACCATCTCGAAAGCAGCCGTCAATGTACAAGAGCGTAAAGCCCAGGTCTTAGCCAACATTAATGGTGTCTCTTTCCTCACCATGGGAGAAATAGAAGATCGGTCCCAAAAGAGTGCCCTCAATGAGCAGAGAAGCTTCTCTCCCGAGCAAGTGATATGTGACCAAAGCAAGCCAGGCCCTGTCAAGGAAGCTCTATGCCCAGGGACAGGAGGGCAGCCCAGTAGTCAGCAGTCCAAAGGTGTACAGACAGAACAGTCCCCAACATTGGCCAATGGCTTCCAAAGCATCCATGATGTCCTAAAGAGTGAGCCTAGTCCCTTTGGCTCTACTGGAAAGACTATCACCTTCCGCCCAGACCCGGCTCTTACCAATAAACTTACACGCCAGAATGCCACCAAGAGCTTTTATGAATACCAGCAGCCAGACTATAGCCAGGATGTTAGGAAGCGGTCAGGTTCTCTCCCCAGAGCTGTTGGATTCAGACCCCAGGGCATCACTGTTCAGTTCTCTGGCCGAGGCTCCACAGAAGAAGCTCGGCGTGAGGCCCTGAGGAAGCTCGGCCTCCTGAAGGAAAACTTGTGATGGAGAATATGTGAGGGAAGCTAGAAGAGGTGTGATCGTTGGCCATATCtggcagaatggctaaaatacacttttttttcccctcccacccTAAAAAGAGGGGTGAAATGAAATATTAGCATTAATACAGGAATTGTCTCATCCAGCAAATCCAGGAGCTATTTGGCCTAAGATGGACGTACATACCTAAAGAGTAGTAACAACCACCCCAACTATTGTGCCATGTTGAGGATTAGAGATTAGAGGTGCCAGAACTCAGTAGTCTGGGCTAAGTGAATAAAGAATAGTAAGTACTGCCCCCTCGCATCCCACATCTGAACAGGGAGCCCCATATCTCATAGTCTTCCTTTTTCCAAGAACTCAGAGAATAACCTATGCAACCTGTAGGCATCCGTGGTTTGTAAATGCCACATGGTTTTTGGATTTGGGAGGAGGGCGGTTGGGAGGGGCTCCTGAGTCTCTAATCCAGCTTTTCATTCCAAGTATATGGCATGAAAGCCAGTTTAGATCACTTATACTCAATCCTCTAAGAAAGCGATTCTCCCCTGCTTtgctaagaaaataaaaagaaatgcttGTTAAATTTTTGTAGTGTCTTAatgtaagtttttgtttttgaaggGTGAAGGATGGTACTTTAGCCCTAGATATATTTTGGATTTTTGATATTGTTTAGTTTGCATCACTTTTTCACTGAAAATTGAAATGAAACATTAAGAGTATGAGTTACTATAATTTTGATGGAAATAGAAAGGTTGAGTTTAGAAAAGGTGGTAATTTTGAGAAGAAAGACTCATATTACAAAGTCTGTGTTACTGGGAgatatgtgtatgagtgtgttgtgtatgtatatgtacatttaTATGTTTATAGATGTATGTGTGTTAATATATACAGGTATAggtaattgtgtgtgtgtatgtgtgtgcgcgcATGTGCGCGCGCGCTCACATTCATTTACACATCTATAGAAACTTCTTAAAACCCTACAGGATGTGTTTCTATTGATAGTTACAGCCAACTCGGCATTGTGATGAATGACACAAGAAACTGTTAATTCCAAATATGGAAGTCCTTTAAGGACACATTTCTGTGCTATTTCAGGGAACCAAAAGTGTTTTTTCCTTAACAATGTTCACAATTGAAATTATATTCCCTGCTTCCAAGTAAGCAAGATAGTTCCTTTTGTAGTGAAGAACATGCATAAGGGTTCATCTCTTCTGATTTAGCAGGTAATTTTAGTTTTGCGTGTTCCAAAGTAGCGAGGAaccagaaggaaacaaaaaactcTTAGAGATCCCTTCCTGACTGAGTGTGTTCCATGAGCAAGGTCTCAGGATTaatttaaaaggagaaaaaacatcGAATGAGGTTACACACCATGAGAGGAACCGGTTCTCTCCcaggctatgtctcacatgctgAGCTGTAGCCATAAGCATTATTATTATCAAAACTATTTAAGGCTGGAGTCTTAAACCTCTAAAAATAGATTGGGAAGGGCCACACTTAGGAGTCACACCCTTCTGTTATTATGTCTTAGCCATCATGGTAACAGAATCTGTTTCTTTCCTGTTGAGTATGACTTCAAACTTTTTAATGTGCTGTGAAGGGCGTTTTTCGTAATATTCAACTTGCCTTGTAAGTTACATAAaatgattgtaatttttttttccttaaaactaCAGTATTTAGTGTCTCACCCAGCTCTTGTCTTCATGAAATAATCTCATAGATTCTTAATGGTCTTCATTGAAATAAGTGCTTTAATTTTACAGCTTTTAAAGGTAATTACTTCTGTTGATGGCAGATTTCTGTAGAGGATTTATGAGAGCTGTATTTCCTTTTTACAAAGTGAGATGCCACACACAGTGTTTAATAGTAGAGGGTCTTGATATGGCCAACATTTTAAATATCCTTTACGTAAGAAGATTATTTCTTTTACCTTATTCTGTGATTTCGTTGTGAGTAGGATGGACTTGACTGTATATTAGTATATTTGTTCTCATAAtgacatttttgaaaaatacattTAGAGTTTTATCTTAAGTATAAGCAACTTTGTTTTTGCATTATATACTACATTCTCAATTTCTTTTAAATGGTTGTAttgttttcttctatttatttatAATAAGTTTATAGTATTTATTGATAATTACACTGACTGTTACTCTGGTCACTTCTTGTGCCCCAAATTCTAAGTAATTAGAGCCATAAATTCTATATAAAGTTCAAATTAAAGATGCTACTGAACTAacctatatgtatatgtattgtgTTAACAAAAAACCAGTTTGCTGAGGGACATTAGTTTCCTTGCCATAACTATGTGATATGACATTTTTAAAGGTTCATATGAATTTTAAggaccatatttcaaaggcaaattgtaatgaaaaagaaagacaaatcTTAAgtgcccagtttttttttttttttcttcccccctttTCATGGGATGCTTATAAATCAGtctccattccttggaaactctttttaATActgagaattagaaaaaaaattatttgcttcGAGGAAGGTGTATACAAATGACCAAACTAGAGTCTCATCTGTAAACAGTAATACTGTGCTCTTACCAAGGTAACAGTATTTGTTCCAGTTCTCTCCACCTCCTTATCCCCTTGCTGATATTTGGTTCCCAGTGTGCATACTTACCTTGAGAAAATTGGTAGAAGTTTTGACATTTGTTCCCCCTCACCCCCTCCAGCTCACATTCTCGTACAAGGCTTGTTGAGGAGAAAAGGCCCAGATGGGATGTTCACTTGGAGGTCTCTGAGTCTTGTCACGGTGCACAAAGCAGAGGGCTCAGTGCCTGAGCtacggtctttctcttttttcctgctTTTACTG
Proteins encoded in this window:
- the PROSER2 gene encoding proline and serine-rich protein 2 isoform X2, whose protein sequence is MLTIGKDDESLKHLTHEEKDVILFFEETIDSLEENFEEQVLCDSGVHCHSPRSLEESTSSHSEPEDVIDLVQPVPAAGEPECPPDVTQTPEEEPVRKEGIPVLECRRQDAEKSPPLDSTVPETLPLPPSSPITSTPAHPRKELLPPSPPAQHPKLPRSVPTPLIIAQKISEKLAGNEALSPTSPSKESRPGEWRTPTSLAPRNGGHFLWQRHVTQPAPKIHRFPSNISVTNSSGKEFNKTISKAAVNVQERKAQVLANINGVSFLTMGEIEDRSQKSALNEQRSFSPEQVICDQSKPGPVKEALCPGTGGQPSSQQSKGVQTEQSPTLANGFQSIHDVLKSEPSPFGSTGKTITFRPDPALTNKLTRQNATKSFYEYQQPDYSQDVRKRSGSLPRAVGFRPQGITVQFSGRGSTEEARREALRKLGLLKENL
- the PROSER2 gene encoding proline and serine-rich protein 2 isoform X1, coding for MPINHLKSDPSEMDSDMSPSCRLSDLSRGGSLESRSSSARSRSFTLDDESLKHLTHEEKDVILFFEETIDSLEENFEEQVLCDSGVHCHSPRSLEESTSSHSEPEDVIDLVQPVPAAGEPECPPDVTQTPEEEPVRKEGIPVLECRRQDAEKSPPLDSTVPETLPLPPSSPITSTPAHPRKELLPPSPPAQHPKLPRSVPTPLIIAQKISEKLAGNEALSPTSPSKESRPGEWRTPTSLAPRNGGHFLWQRHVTQPAPKIHRFPSNISVTNSSGKEFNKTISKAAVNVQERKAQVLANINGVSFLTMGEIEDRSQKSALNEQRSFSPEQVICDQSKPGPVKEALCPGTGGQPSSQQSKGVQTEQSPTLANGFQSIHDVLKSEPSPFGSTGKTITFRPDPALTNKLTRQNATKSFYEYQQPDYSQDVRKRSGSLPRAVGFRPQGITVQFSGRGSTEEARREALRKLGLLKENL
- the PROSER2 gene encoding proline and serine-rich protein 2 isoform X3, with amino-acid sequence MDDESLKHLTHEEKDVILFFEETIDSLEENFEEQVLCDSGVHCHSPRSLEESTSSHSEPEDVIDLVQPVPAAGEPECPPDVTQTPEEEPVRKEGIPVLECRRQDAEKSPPLDSTVPETLPLPPSSPITSTPAHPRKELLPPSPPAQHPKLPRSVPTPLIIAQKISEKLAGNEALSPTSPSKESRPGEWRTPTSLAPRNGGHFLWQRHVTQPAPKIHRFPSNISVTNSSGKEFNKTISKAAVNVQERKAQVLANINGVSFLTMGEIEDRSQKSALNEQRSFSPEQVICDQSKPGPVKEALCPGTGGQPSSQQSKGVQTEQSPTLANGFQSIHDVLKSEPSPFGSTGKTITFRPDPALTNKLTRQNATKSFYEYQQPDYSQDVRKRSGSLPRAVGFRPQGITVQFSGRGSTEEARREALRKLGLLKENL